From Pseudanabaena sp. PCC 6802, one genomic window encodes:
- a CDS encoding IS256 family transposase — translation MLRGKQATNRTDELLDELVSECHSPEDILGESGLLKQLSQRLIERALTGELSHHLKSSTPKGEEAVEDEVVRRNSRNGYSQKTVQSQQGEMELSIPRDRNGEFDPVLVPKHQRRIAGLDEKILAMYARGLSTRDISAQLEELYGAKISAALISEVTDAVSDEVKAWQCRPLEPVYPIIYLDALYVNIKVSGRVSKRAVYVVLGITVEGNKELLGLWIGEVESEGAKFWLKVLTDLKNRGVKDILIACCDGLVGFPQAIEAVFPQTQVQLCIVHLIRNCLRHVPWKDAKAVVADLKPIYHAATLAEAEAALEAFAAKWDRLYPAISQIWLRHWQNIIPIFDYPMDIRKVIYTTNAIESLNRSLRKVIKTKAVFPDEESVFKLMFLAMHNIAKRWTRPLKDWKAALSYFAILFPGRLNY, via the coding sequence ATGTTAAGAGGCAAACAAGCAACTAATCGTACAGATGAACTACTAGACGAGTTGGTGTCAGAGTGCCATAGCCCCGAGGACATTCTAGGAGAATCGGGCTTACTGAAGCAACTGAGTCAACGACTAATCGAGCGAGCGCTCACGGGAGAGCTGAGCCATCACCTCAAATCAAGCACGCCTAAGGGAGAGGAAGCGGTAGAAGACGAAGTTGTGCGACGCAACAGCCGCAATGGCTACTCGCAGAAGACGGTGCAGTCGCAACAGGGCGAAATGGAGTTGTCGATACCGCGAGACCGTAACGGCGAGTTTGACCCCGTGCTGGTACCGAAACACCAAAGGCGAATAGCAGGACTCGATGAGAAAATCCTGGCTATGTATGCACGGGGATTAAGCACCCGAGACATTAGTGCTCAACTCGAAGAACTCTATGGTGCCAAGATCTCCGCCGCACTCATCAGTGAGGTCACTGATGCAGTTAGCGACGAGGTCAAGGCTTGGCAGTGCCGTCCCCTGGAACCTGTATATCCCATCATTTACCTCGATGCCCTCTACGTGAATATCAAGGTGTCGGGTCGGGTGAGCAAGCGAGCGGTCTATGTCGTCTTGGGTATTACGGTTGAGGGCAACAAAGAATTGCTTGGGCTGTGGATTGGGGAGGTGGAATCCGAAGGCGCTAAGTTCTGGCTCAAGGTGCTGACTGACCTCAAAAACCGTGGGGTCAAGGACATTCTGATTGCCTGTTGCGATGGCTTAGTGGGATTCCCCCAGGCGATTGAGGCTGTTTTCCCGCAAACCCAGGTGCAACTATGTATTGTGCATCTGATCCGCAACTGTTTGCGTCATGTGCCCTGGAAAGACGCTAAAGCTGTTGTGGCTGACCTCAAGCCCATTTATCATGCTGCCACTTTGGCAGAAGCCGAAGCTGCGCTTGAGGCTTTTGCCGCCAAGTGGGATCGCCTATACCCCGCGATTAGCCAAATCTGGCTGCGCCATTGGCAGAACATTATCCCCATCTTTGACTATCCCATGGACATCCGCAAAGTCATCTACACTACCAATGCCATTGAATCCCTCAATCGCTCCCTGCGCAAGGTGATTAAAACCAAGGCTGTCTTCCCCGATGAGGAATCTGTCTTCAAGCTCATGTTCTTGGCCATGCATAACATTGCCAAGCGTTGGACTCGCCCCCTTAAAGATTGGAAGGCAGCGTTGTCATATTTTGCTATCCTATTCCCAGGACGTTTAAATTACTGA
- a CDS encoding type II toxin-antitoxin system VapC family toxin, translated as MPEVIVLDTHIWFWFITQEFERFPTHWRETIKTTEQVGISVISCYEIALAQQRGRLELPCAANQWFQEALEPTGITLFPLTPEIICRAVELSPIHKRVLRFLCKREIRSVI; from the coding sequence ATGCCTGAAGTAATTGTCCTCGATACCCATATTTGGTTCTGGTTTATCACTCAAGAGTTTGAACGGTTTCCAACTCACTGGCGAGAAACCATTAAAACGACTGAACAGGTAGGTATTTCGGTAATTTCCTGTTACGAAATTGCATTAGCACAGCAACGAGGAAGATTGGAGTTACCTTGTGCAGCAAATCAATGGTTTCAAGAGGCATTAGAACCAACAGGCATTACATTATTTCCGTTAACTCCTGAAATTATCTGCCGTGCCGTAGAATTATCTCCAATTCATAAGAGAGTGCTCAGATTTTTGTGTAAGCGAGAAATAAGGTCAGTAATTTAA
- a CDS encoding type II toxin-antitoxin system HicA family toxin, translated as MPRKIRELRSVLLKAGFQVIRTKGSHQRWVHPLLPEFPLTIAGKDGDDAKAYLKKLVEAALNALKDRES; from the coding sequence ATGCCTAGGAAAATTAGGGAATTAAGATCTGTTCTCTTAAAAGCAGGGTTTCAGGTCATCAGAACCAAGGGGAGCCATCAAAGATGGGTTCACCCTCTTTTGCCAGAGTTTCCTCTCACGATCGCTGGAAAAGATGGAGATGATGCGAAGGCATATCTTAAGAAACTGGTTGAGGCAGCGTTAAACGCCTTAAAGGATAGAGAATCATGA
- a CDS encoding type II toxin-antitoxin system HicB family antitoxin, with translation MKHKYRINIVWSDEDECYLAELPEFAHKLQRYFTHGETYEEAIANAQEVLELLIEDYEATGKPLPSPQTLQTA, from the coding sequence ATGAAACACAAGTACCGCATTAATATTGTTTGGTCTGACGAGGACGAATGCTATTTGGCCGAGCTACCTGAGTTTGCCCACAAGTTGCAACGATACTTTACCCATGGAGAGACCTACGAGGAGGCGATCGCCAATGCTCAAGAGGTTTTGGAACTCCTGATTGAGGACTATGAAGCAACAGGCAAACCCTTGCCCTCCCCCCAAACCTTGCAGACAGCATAA
- a CDS encoding zeta toxin family protein has product MSSPSLYIIGGPNGAGKTTVALSLLPNLLGIFEYVNADAIAAGLSPLNQNSMAIQAGRLMLARIKQLAASGTDFAFETTLAARTFVPFLRHCKSLGYSINLIYFWLQSSDLAVERVARRVASGGHSIPEADIRRRYQRSCQNLLDLYLPLCDSWIVYNNSEIVFRLIAERSSDRQPIIYDSEAWHQILRGLND; this is encoded by the coding sequence TTGAGTAGTCCAAGCCTTTACATCATAGGCGGCCCCAATGGAGCAGGCAAAACAACTGTTGCACTGAGCTTACTCCCCAATCTTCTGGGCATATTTGAGTATGTGAATGCCGATGCGATCGCCGCAGGACTGTCGCCCCTTAACCAAAACTCTATGGCTATACAAGCAGGACGGCTGATGTTAGCAAGAATCAAACAACTTGCAGCATCGGGTACAGATTTTGCCTTTGAAACCACCCTGGCTGCTCGTACATTCGTCCCGTTCTTAAGACACTGTAAATCTCTAGGTTACTCAATCAACCTCATTTACTTTTGGCTTCAAAGTTCCGATCTAGCGGTTGAGCGAGTGGCGCGACGAGTTGCAAGCGGTGGACATTCTATTCCAGAAGCAGACATTCGCCGCCGTTATCAACGAAGCTGTCAAAATCTGCTTGATTTATACTTGCCCCTTTGTGACAGTTGGATCGTCTATAATAACTCTGAAATAGTCTTCAGACTAATTGCTGAGCGTAGCAGCGATCGGCAACCAATTATTTATGATTCTGAAGCTTGGCATCAAATCTTGAGAGGACTCAATGACTGA
- a CDS encoding type II toxin-antitoxin system VapC family toxin, protein MKNTILADTGFFIALGNRSDLDHSIAIQTISTLNAPLLTTYPVITETSYLLARDAGLAAQFAFLTEVANGTFPVFDLQKHHITRMVELMRRYADLPMDFADASLVVLAEHLGHGRILTCDRRDFSIYRWNNTNPFENLLLEQN, encoded by the coding sequence ATGAAAAATACGATCCTCGCTGATACAGGATTTTTCATTGCCTTGGGTAACAGGAGCGATCTCGATCATTCCATTGCTATACAAACTATATCCACCCTGAACGCCCCCCTGCTTACCACTTATCCTGTAATTACAGAAACTAGCTATCTCTTGGCAAGAGATGCTGGACTAGCAGCACAATTTGCTTTTTTAACAGAAGTTGCCAATGGGACATTTCCCGTTTTCGATCTCCAAAAACATCACATTACTCGCATGGTCGAACTCATGAGACGCTACGCTGACTTACCCATGGATTTTGCCGATGCCTCTCTGGTAGTTTTAGCGGAACATCTAGGACACGGAAGGATTCTAACCTGCGATCGCCGAGATTTTAGTATTTACCGATGGAACAACACTAACCCATTTGAAAACTTACTGCTAGAGCAAAATTGA
- a CDS encoding alpha-amylase C-terminal beta-sheet domain-containing protein, which produces MKLSLTRNRWIVRFLGFLFAFLLLVVLITAPGALAADYNGTGKEVILQGFHWTSYKPENNGNKHWYQIVKENAQNINRAGFDYVWFPPPSRSAASDNSYLPTEWYTLENGYGTENELKEAVTALKPTLALADIVINHRCGTATGGADFTNPAFGNSEQNRSAVVTGDDCNCGTGKPEERHHNGSISESNDAGRDLDHTNPLVQAKVKEFLDKLKTEIGFAGWRYDQVRGYNGYYVGLYNDASKPVLSVGEFWDDNSQAVVDWVDETRGKSMAFDFPTRAALVDATLNQNYSRLKTISGKSPGVIGMWPEMSVTFIENHDTEAVRNGGQKRFPDDKVMQGYVYILTHPGIPTVFWRHFFDGGDSQKAQIVKLIEIRKNAGITSKSSVFIEPNTDGKYAAIVDGKVAIKIGSASWSPGDGWKVALDGPDYAVWTKS; this is translated from the coding sequence ATGAAGTTATCTTTGACCCGAAATCGTTGGATTGTTCGTTTTCTTGGCTTCCTATTTGCGTTTCTCCTACTTGTTGTCTTGATTACAGCACCAGGGGCTCTGGCCGCTGACTACAACGGCACAGGCAAAGAAGTAATTCTCCAAGGTTTTCACTGGACATCCTACAAACCTGAAAACAATGGAAATAAGCACTGGTATCAGATTGTTAAAGAGAATGCCCAAAACATCAATCGTGCTGGCTTCGACTATGTTTGGTTTCCACCACCCTCTCGCAGTGCTGCAAGCGATAACAGCTACTTACCCACTGAATGGTACACCTTAGAGAACGGATACGGTACTGAGAACGAACTCAAAGAAGCAGTAACCGCACTAAAACCAACATTAGCTCTAGCTGATATCGTCATCAATCATCGCTGCGGAACTGCAACGGGAGGAGCAGATTTCACAAATCCAGCATTTGGCAACAGTGAACAAAATAGAAGCGCTGTAGTAACTGGTGATGACTGTAACTGTGGTACTGGCAAGCCAGAAGAAAGGCATCATAATGGCAGTATTTCCGAGAGCAACGATGCTGGGCGCGATCTAGACCATACCAACCCATTAGTTCAGGCAAAAGTCAAAGAATTTTTAGACAAACTAAAAACTGAGATTGGATTCGCTGGTTGGCGATACGATCAAGTGCGCGGCTATAACGGTTACTACGTGGGTCTGTACAATGATGCTTCCAAACCAGTACTGTCCGTTGGCGAATTCTGGGACGATAATTCCCAAGCAGTTGTAGATTGGGTTGATGAGACAAGAGGCAAGTCAATGGCATTTGACTTCCCAACAAGAGCAGCCCTCGTCGATGCTACTTTAAACCAGAATTATAGTCGTCTGAAAACTATTTCAGGCAAGTCGCCTGGCGTAATCGGCATGTGGCCTGAAATGAGTGTTACGTTCATTGAAAATCATGATACTGAAGCAGTTCGCAATGGAGGTCAAAAGCGATTCCCCGACGACAAAGTGATGCAGGGATATGTTTACATACTTACTCATCCAGGTATTCCAACTGTGTTCTGGCGTCATTTCTTCGATGGGGGCGACTCCCAGAAAGCTCAGATTGTTAAACTAATCGAAATTCGCAAAAATGCTGGCATCACAAGCAAAAGTAGCGTTTTCATCGAACCCAACACTGATGGTAAATATGCAGCGATCGTAGATGGAAAGGTTGCGATAAAGATCGGATCAGCTTCATGGTCTCCTGGTGATGGTTGGAAAGTTGCTCTAGATGGTCCAGATTATGCCGTGTGGACAAAAAGTTGA
- a CDS encoding CHASE2 domain-containing protein — translation MILRKAWQRTALWLGIGWSLLWSVVLSDLPLIQQLDLGLQDRQVAMGHPSTPPPEILLVTIGEADLKAWPSDREPTIYADLVQRLLDSGASVVALNLLPNWVQTSDHANNPIKALVKQHASQIVIVLPTSSAGNPSPSEWRNYEYFLPLNAKGESLFPPRSILGFSEYEPEAKHPLSSNSTARQAYLSGQFTLARHLDRTETLDSVALLSLKKFQQQDTPTDYLPSPSDPIRIHFWGTTGTFPSLRAGSVLRSNAPLPQVRHKIVLVGFSDTSNPEAFAIRAPLGDTMPAIEVQANLLGSLLTRSFYRTAPLWLQGIFVVLGGIVISKWIVWGNLNPRASRNYQYWLFPLVLLGSFALLGTGMFWTRLLIPFVLPLTIWIATGLSVLVSLQLGIQKDLIDEQQCEIERLHRVEQAAVISQTQKLLHRIAANIHEGPLQELKLVMDRLEILQMNFPQVSVDPILEGLESLGHHLRQQLNQTKAIALEITPELREGLDAGIKNRVQQLVQSGELTLQVIQEIQPLEEPTLNSQWLEAREDIYSFFGEAVKNVVRHAQPPHGTATQVKVSLSQQGTRCTLTVENDGAKLDDSVFARSEGLGRRGGYGMKLMSAIAADLPEGAIERVALPEGGMRVALSWTLQLDR, via the coding sequence ATGATTCTCCGCAAAGCATGGCAACGCACTGCCCTCTGGCTTGGTATAGGCTGGAGCCTTTTGTGGAGCGTCGTTCTCTCCGATCTTCCCCTCATTCAGCAACTCGATCTCGGCCTTCAGGATCGCCAGGTCGCGATGGGGCATCCCAGCACGCCACCCCCAGAGATATTGCTGGTCACGATCGGCGAGGCGGACTTAAAAGCCTGGCCATCCGATCGCGAACCAACGATCTATGCCGATTTAGTCCAGCGTCTCCTCGACTCAGGCGCATCGGTAGTCGCGCTCAACTTGCTGCCCAACTGGGTGCAAACCTCCGACCATGCCAATAACCCCATCAAAGCCTTAGTCAAACAGCACGCCTCGCAGATCGTCATCGTCCTTCCCACCTCCAGTGCGGGCAACCCCAGTCCCAGCGAATGGAGAAATTACGAATACTTTCTCCCTTTAAACGCTAAAGGAGAGTCGCTGTTTCCGCCCAGGTCGATTCTGGGCTTTTCCGAATACGAACCAGAGGCAAAGCATCCGCTTAGTTCCAACAGTACTGCCCGTCAAGCCTATTTATCGGGACAATTTACCCTCGCCCGCCATCTCGATCGCACCGAAACGCTTGACTCCGTTGCCCTCCTCAGTCTCAAGAAATTTCAACAACAGGACACTCCGACAGACTATCTACCCTCCCCAAGCGATCCGATCCGAATTCATTTTTGGGGTACCACGGGGACTTTCCCATCCTTGCGGGCGGGATCGGTTTTGCGCAGTAATGCGCCGTTGCCGCAGGTTCGCCATAAAATCGTCCTGGTGGGATTCTCAGACACCAGCAACCCTGAGGCTTTTGCGATTCGCGCTCCCCTTGGCGATACCATGCCTGCGATCGAAGTGCAAGCCAATTTGCTGGGCAGTTTGCTGACGCGCTCTTTCTATCGAACAGCACCATTGTGGCTGCAAGGGATATTCGTCGTCCTGGGCGGCATTGTCATTAGCAAATGGATCGTCTGGGGAAACCTCAACCCTCGCGCTAGCCGCAACTACCAGTACTGGCTGTTCCCCCTTGTCCTGCTTGGGAGTTTTGCCCTTCTGGGTACAGGCATGTTTTGGACGCGACTCCTCATCCCCTTCGTCCTGCCATTAACGATCTGGATTGCCACAGGACTATCCGTCCTCGTTTCCTTACAATTAGGCATCCAGAAAGACCTGATCGACGAGCAACAATGCGAAATCGAGCGACTTCATAGAGTAGAACAGGCAGCAGTAATTTCCCAAACGCAAAAACTGCTGCACCGCATTGCCGCGAATATCCACGAAGGCCCGCTGCAAGAACTGAAACTGGTGATGGATCGGCTGGAAATTTTGCAGATGAATTTCCCGCAGGTGTCCGTCGATCCGATTCTGGAGGGTCTGGAAAGCCTGGGGCACCACCTGCGCCAGCAACTCAACCAAACCAAGGCGATCGCCCTGGAAATTACGCCAGAACTCAGGGAGGGCTTAGACGCTGGCATCAAAAACAGGGTACAGCAACTCGTCCAATCCGGCGAACTGACCTTACAAGTTATCCAAGAAATTCAGCCCCTAGAGGAACCTACCTTAAACAGCCAGTGGCTAGAAGCTCGCGAGGATATATACAGTTTCTTTGGCGAGGCCGTCAAAAATGTCGTGCGCCACGCCCAGCCACCCCACGGCACCGCCACTCAAGTAAAAGTAAGCCTGAGCCAGCAAGGTACGCGCTGCACTTTGACTGTCGAAAACGACGGTGCCAAACTAGACGATTCGGTCTTTGCGCGATCTGAAGGTCTGGGCAGACGGGGCGGTTATGGCATGAAACTCATGAGTGCGATCGCCGCAGATCTGCCCGAAGGAGCCATTGAGCGCGTTGCTTTGCCAGAGGGAGGTATGAGGGTAGCCCTTTCCTGGACATTACAGCTCGATCGCTAG
- a CDS encoding LuxR C-terminal-related transcriptional regulator: protein MESKSPLFLILEDHPEVAENNGLFLQKFKPSAICEIVHNPAQALESLKLETPDLIVIDLLFGTPTGQQSPQASLELLQTIFQNYPLLNVLIYTSEYGYLKPLTKLIGRHQGGFVVVSKLERRKAYLDGVQHALDGKFDIPKELRRDVDLDERELQVLSLLCREALTDKAIAQRMNVSLKTAQNSVQRLKAKLGIDYLDENNTSTRVALCMEAIRRKLIVL from the coding sequence ATGGAGTCTAAATCACCTCTATTTCTAATCCTCGAAGATCACCCCGAAGTTGCTGAAAATAACGGTCTGTTTTTGCAAAAATTCAAGCCGTCGGCAATTTGCGAGATCGTCCACAATCCCGCCCAAGCTTTAGAAAGCCTCAAATTAGAGACTCCCGATTTGATTGTTATCGATCTCCTATTTGGAACGCCGACAGGACAACAGTCGCCTCAAGCCAGTCTAGAATTGCTGCAAACAATCTTTCAGAATTATCCCTTGCTGAATGTTCTGATCTACACCAGCGAGTACGGGTATTTAAAACCGCTGACCAAACTCATCGGTCGCCATCAGGGGGGCTTTGTCGTCGTCAGCAAACTCGAACGCCGCAAAGCTTACCTCGATGGCGTCCAACACGCTCTGGATGGCAAATTCGATATCCCCAAAGAATTGCGCCGCGATGTTGACTTAGACGAGCGCGAGTTACAGGTTTTGAGCTTGTTGTGTCGGGAAGCTCTTACAGATAAAGCGATCGCCCAGCGCATGAACGTCTCCTTGAAAACTGCCCAAAATTCCGTACAGCGCCTGAAAGCAAAGCTGGGTATCGACTACCTCGATGAGAACAATACCAGCACCCGCGTTGCCCTCTGCATGGAAGCCATTCGGCGCAAATTAATCGTGCTGTAA
- a CDS encoding class I SAM-dependent methyltransferase — translation MAATNTAPRLASRLVNGILAIAPLANFAKHKARQMMIDRAEGMGVPWRKIVAEWRSRDLESELAQVQNPDTQYPDYYLTSFHAYEKGNMSWEAATEVEVAAYAVHSKIWNNNSPEGDAMLRRSYHDVMTNQIQSPPQDILDIGCSVGMSTFALQAVYPQANLTGLDLSPYFLAIANYNHRERQTTAPTKNIKWVHAAAESTGLPTASFDLVSIFLVCHELPQTATGDILREARRLLRSGGHIAIMDMNPQSEIYAKMPPYILTLLKSTEPYLDEYFALDIAQAIADAGFTRPSITSNSPRHRTIIAQAI, via the coding sequence ATGGCTGCTACAAATACCGCCCCTAGATTAGCTTCTCGCTTGGTAAACGGCATCCTGGCGATCGCGCCGCTAGCTAATTTTGCCAAACATAAAGCCCGTCAAATGATGATCGACCGGGCAGAGGGCATGGGAGTCCCCTGGCGCAAAATTGTAGCAGAATGGCGATCGCGCGATCTGGAATCCGAGCTAGCGCAGGTGCAAAACCCCGATACGCAATATCCCGACTACTATCTCACATCCTTTCATGCCTACGAAAAAGGCAATATGAGTTGGGAAGCCGCCACCGAAGTGGAAGTTGCAGCCTACGCCGTCCACTCAAAGATTTGGAACAATAATAGTCCCGAAGGCGATGCCATGCTGCGGCGCAGCTATCACGATGTCATGACTAACCAGATTCAATCCCCGCCCCAGGATATTCTGGATATAGGTTGCAGTGTTGGCATGAGTACGTTCGCACTCCAGGCGGTTTATCCACAGGCAAACTTGACCGGACTGGACTTGTCACCCTATTTCCTTGCGATCGCTAACTACAACCACCGCGAGCGTCAAACTACTGCGCCTACCAAAAATATCAAGTGGGTTCATGCCGCAGCAGAATCGACTGGATTACCCACTGCCTCCTTCGATCTCGTATCGATCTTTTTGGTGTGCCACGAACTGCCCCAAACTGCGACCGGAGACATCCTGCGCGAAGCTCGTCGCCTCCTGCGTTCTGGCGGTCATATTGCCATTATGGATATGAATCCTCAGTCGGAAATCTATGCCAAGATGCCGCCCTACATCCTCACTTTGCTCAAAAGTACCGAGCCATATCTGGACGAATATTTTGCACTCGACATTGCCCAGGCGATCGCCGATGCCGGATTTACTCGTCCTAGCATTACCAGCAACAGTCCTCGACATCGAACTATAATCGCGCAGGCTATCTAG
- a CDS encoding M48 family metallopeptidase, protein MNNKRFIGLSPELYQHPSDRKALASLEKMPGLSLLLKKVNEYGIDRLLRMQTLGSEFKVTSRNFPKLYDAFMETCNILCVNPLPELYLFQGTGHIHTYAIGVEKPIVGVNLETMEWLTPEELCFALGHELIRVKGGYINYQQIGQVMPLVKGLISSTTLGLGGIAANGIEVALQNWIVMSKFTADRAGLFACQDIEVAISALMKLGGLPAEYLTADTIDDFEAQARSFMTTDLDNLDRFTQVFSFMKLRHPWTVMRMAELFKWIDAGEYKSLLETGKLPQPAKEPAQTSASSNSPTSSNSSSSSNSSNSSDWDFLANL, encoded by the coding sequence ATGAATAATAAACGTTTCATTGGGCTTAGTCCTGAACTCTATCAACATCCGTCCGATCGCAAGGCTTTAGCATCCCTCGAAAAAATGCCCGGATTATCCTTACTCTTGAAGAAGGTAAACGAGTACGGCATCGATCGCCTCCTCAGGATGCAAACCCTGGGAAGCGAGTTCAAAGTGACCTCTCGCAACTTCCCCAAGCTCTACGATGCCTTTATGGAGACGTGCAATATTTTATGCGTTAATCCATTGCCAGAATTATATCTCTTTCAAGGGACGGGACACATTCATACCTATGCCATTGGCGTAGAGAAGCCCATTGTCGGGGTGAACTTAGAGACAATGGAATGGTTAACGCCAGAGGAGTTGTGCTTTGCACTCGGTCACGAACTGATTCGGGTTAAAGGTGGATATATCAACTACCAACAAATTGGGCAAGTCATGCCCCTTGTGAAGGGACTGATTAGCAGTACGACTTTGGGTTTAGGCGGTATTGCCGCGAATGGGATAGAAGTTGCCCTACAGAACTGGATTGTGATGTCCAAATTTACAGCCGATCGCGCTGGTTTGTTTGCTTGTCAGGATATTGAGGTAGCAATCTCAGCTCTCATGAAATTAGGCGGACTGCCCGCAGAATATTTAACTGCGGATACAATCGACGACTTTGAAGCCCAGGCTCGCAGCTTTATGACGACCGATCTGGACAATTTAGATCGCTTTACCCAGGTTTTCAGCTTCATGAAACTTCGTCACCCCTGGACAGTAATGCGTATGGCCGAGCTATTTAAGTGGATCGATGCTGGCGAGTACAAATCGTTGCTGGAAACTGGCAAGCTGCCACAACCAGCTAAAGAGCCTGCTCAAACTTCCGCTTCATCCAATTCCCCCACTTCATCCAATTCGTCCAGTTCATCCAATTCATCCAATTCATCAGATTGGGATTTCCTGGCGAATCTATAA
- a CDS encoding cob(I)yrinic acid a,c-diamide adenosyltransferase, translated as MAAVGIMTAQVRPERAIGQIQVYDGLGKGKSQAALGVVLRSLGLGMAATETSNPTETRILLLRFLKGPGREYAEDAAIAALQQGFPHLIDQVRTGRAEYFDAEQITAFDRAEAERGWDVAKGAIASGLYSVIVLDEINPVLDLGLLSVERVVKDLKRKPEHLEVIATGRGAPQALLDIADLHSEMRPHEHPNVEAYGISGIEIYTGAGKGKSTAALGRSLKAIGTGISRDQSHRVLIVQWLKGGSGYTEDAAIAALSRSYPHVVDHQRCGRDAIVWRGQQQEIDFIEAQRCWEIAEAAIASGLYKTVILDELNPTVDLDLLPVDPICQALLRKPKDTEVIITGRCLNQPAYFDLASVHSEMVCHKHYAEKGVDLKRGVDF; from the coding sequence ATGGCAGCTGTAGGCATCATGACTGCTCAGGTGCGCCCAGAGCGGGCGATAGGGCAAATTCAGGTCTATGATGGCTTGGGAAAAGGTAAGTCTCAGGCGGCGTTGGGAGTAGTGTTGCGATCGCTCGGTTTGGGTATGGCAGCGACGGAAACCTCCAACCCTACTGAGACCCGGATCTTGCTACTGCGCTTTCTCAAGGGGCCAGGACGCGAATATGCTGAAGACGCGGCGATCGCCGCGTTGCAACAGGGCTTTCCGCATCTGATCGATCAAGTACGCACGGGTAGAGCCGAATACTTTGATGCCGAGCAGATTACCGCATTCGATCGCGCCGAAGCGGAACGGGGATGGGATGTGGCGAAAGGCGCGATCGCCTCGGGGCTGTATTCCGTGATCGTTTTAGATGAAATTAATCCCGTTTTGGATCTGGGTTTGCTGTCCGTAGAGCGCGTCGTCAAAGACCTCAAGCGCAAACCGGAACATCTGGAGGTAATTGCCACAGGTCGGGGTGCGCCACAAGCATTGCTAGATATCGCCGATCTTCACTCCGAGATGCGCCCCCACGAGCATCCCAATGTCGAAGCTTACGGTATATCTGGTATCGAGATTTATACGGGCGCTGGGAAAGGTAAAAGTACTGCGGCATTGGGTCGATCGCTCAAAGCAATTGGTACGGGTATCAGCCGCGATCAATCGCATCGCGTGTTAATCGTGCAGTGGCTCAAAGGCGGCTCCGGCTATACCGAGGATGCGGCGATCGCTGCACTCAGCCGCAGTTATCCACATGTCGTCGATCACCAACGCTGCGGGCGCGATGCGATCGTTTGGCGCGGTCAGCAGCAGGAAATCGACTTTATCGAGGCACAACGGTGTTGGGAAATTGCCGAAGCGGCGATCGCCTCTGGCCTCTATAAGACAGTCATTTTAGATGAATTAAATCCCACGGTCGATCTAGACCTGTTGCCAGTCGATCCAATTTGCCAAGCCTTGCTACGTAAGCCCAAGGATACGGAAGTAATCATTACGGGGCGATGTCTCAACCAGCCTGCTTATTTCGATCTAGCCAGCGTGCATAGCGAAATGGTCTGTCACAAGCATTACGCCGAAAAGGGTGTAGATCTCAAACGCGGCGTTGATTTTTAG